A window of the Brassica napus cultivar Da-Ae chromosome A2, Da-Ae, whole genome shotgun sequence genome harbors these coding sequences:
- the LOC106445738 gene encoding E3 ubiquitin-protein ligase ATL31-like has translation MKSFFDGGPNRKQPALLAVVLLLLLTMSELASGQPSQSDPNNPYDYGGRLSPVMAVVVVVVIALLFFMGFFTIYLRHCTSASDGGSVNPRVGARRVINATVARGLDAEMLETFPTFVYSEVKTQKIGKGALECAICLNEFEDDETLRLLPKCDHVFHPHCIDAWLKSHVTCPVCRTNLAEQEQTTAGPVEPEVVTEIDLESQQTVVPEPAVEDGSVARVKLPRSHTTGHSVVLPGECTERFTLRLPEELRKKIMANWKMNRSNSLLIRSRSGKPVERSRARSDRWLFIKTPSFLWRSRDDGSIRLGGNGSVKANAVTSPTGDSVRAERWNFLRNPSFMWRTTPVPSPRVEVNKDGEGTSSVRGQHTGTVGLSSGSVRLPV, from the coding sequence ATGAAGAGCTTCTTCGATGGTGGTCCTAATCGAAAGCAACCAGCTTTACTAGCTGTTGTCCTGTTACTACTACTAACCATGTCGGAGCTAGCTTCTGGTCAACCGAGCCAATCCGACCCGAACAACCCGTATGACTACGGCGGCAGGTTAAGTCCAGTCATGGCTGTTGTCGTGGTGGTGGTGATcgctcttctcttcttcatggGCTTCTTCACCATCTACCTCCGTCACTGCACCAGCGCATCCGACGGCGGCAGCGTTAACCCACGTGTAGGCGCGAGGAGAGTGATAAACGCGACGGTGGCGCGTGGGCTAGACGCGGAGATGCTCGAGACGTTCCCGACTTTCGTTTACTCTGAAGTAAAGACGCAGAAGATAGGTAAAGGCGCGTTGGAGTGTGCGATATGTCTGAACGAGTTCGAGGACGACGAAACGCTGCGTTTGCTGCCTAAGTGCGATCACGTGTTCCACCCTCACTGCATCGACGCGTGGCTGAAGAGTCACGTGACTTGTCCGGTTTGCCGGACCAATCTCGCTGAGCAAGAGCAGACAACAGCTGGGCCGGTCGAACCGGAAGTGGTAACCGAAATTGATCTCGAGTCGCAGCAAACGGTGGTTCCTGAACCGGCGGTGGAAGACGGGAGTGTGGCACGTGTCAAGCTCCCGAGGTCGCACACGACGGGGCATTCGGTGGTGTTACCTGGAGAATGTACCGAGCGGTTTACGTTAAGGTTACCGGAAGAGTTAAGGAAAAAGATTATGGCGAATTGGAAGATGAACCGGTCGAATAGTCTTTTGATTCGATCGAGGAGTGGTAAACCGGTTGAACGGTCAAGGGCTCGGTCGGACCGGTGGTTGTTTATCAAAACACCGTCGTTTTTGTGGAGGAGTAGGGACGATGGTTCGATTAGGCTAGGTGGTAACGGTAGTGTCAAAGCAAATGCAGTAACAAGTCCAACCGGTGATTCGGTACGAGCAGAACGATGGAATTTTCTTAGAAACCCGTCTTTTATGTGGAGGACTACGCCGGTTCCTTCGCCGAGAGTTGAAGTTAATAAAGACGGTGAAGGAACATCATCGGTTCGAGGTCAACATACGGGTACAGTTGGTTTATCTAGTGGTTCCGTTAGATTACCGGTTTAG
- the LOC106383974 gene encoding zinc finger BED domain-containing protein RICESLEEPER 2-like, with protein MSLQKGQIVLVAPTNLQSLQKIDDCFPSPSSASSRIQSEMASSDTHQEENNNQPMEEDVSSDEDMETLGSNYKRNERDEEGIGSSGLGSRKKTRSFVWKHLTRLKDDYDRCKCRYCGKEMPCPSKSGTTNLRKHILGCKGFLAWKAAKASKGKGKQTELTPDEEGNLTLYKVSEDVFKEATDELIVLAELPLAFIESLAWRSFCLKVQLHTPVCRKTSTKQIVAMYASRKAKMKKVLGQNKQRLSLTTDIWVAPYTSASYMVITAHFVDASWKLQKMIIGFKNVDDHKGSTIAKVLIDCLAEWDIRRVFCITVDNATANTSAMKKFKEDFMSQGEDALVLNGEFLHIRCATHILNLIVKEGLAEIDDSVIAIRNAIQYVRSSTNRLKSFEFRVESGKMTRGSLPLDVKTRWNSTYLMLDQALKFRLAFEKMESEDKPYNDYFMEITDGKKRIGPPSKSDWEEVERLVHFLVIFYNSTLVLSASKSITSHKIYNEIVTITRNVCKISNAQGPDDSLRYKALSMMGKIRKYWNPFVEEDEAEKSKFKSCKMNKLIIVANVFDPRKKMNFVNLCFEMLYGKESIEYTLLSESVLDILKKLYDEYSLRGSGGSQSQGGSSSQTQDQDAGAAFESRDLGNGIGYERMDNLYEELIQEAGTHDSSNELELYLKEKVETTKPMVGTEYDVLSWWRRNSPKFPTLSRVAADILAVQVSSVASESAFSTSGRVLDTYRSCLTHFMVEVLVCTQQWLKSEKHMKEKGVPTIEQLLETVELEDDLMRANEPEFNVQELP; from the exons ATGAGTCTACAAAAAGGGCAAATCGTGTTAGTTGCACCCACAAACCTTCAATCCTTACAGAAAATCGACGATTGTTtcccatctccatcatctgcatCATCGAGAATTCAATCGGAG ATGGCTTCTTCTGACACTCATCAAGAAGAAAACAACAATCAACCAATGGAAGAGGACGTTTCTTCTGATGAAGACATGGAAACACTGGGTAGCAACTACAAAAGGAACGAGAGAGATGAAGAGGGTATTGGTAGTTCTGGTTTAGGGTCAAGGAAAAAGACCAGGTCTTTTGTCTGGAAACATCTCACCAGACTGAAAGACGACTACGACAGATGCAAATGTCGCTACTGTGGGAAAGAGATGCCTTGTCCAAGTAAGTCCGGGACAACTAACCTCAGGAAGCATATACTTGGGTGTAAGGGATTCCTCGCATGGAAGGCTGCAAAAGCGTCGAAAGGGAAGGGTAAACAGACAGAGTTAACTCCTGATGAAGAAGGCAATCTGACTTTGTACAAGGTGTCTGAAGATGTTTTCAAAGAGGCGACAGATGAGTTGATTGTATTAGCCGAGTTGCCTTTGGCTTTTATTGAAAGCTTGGCGTGGAGAAGCTTCTGCTTAAAGGTTCAGCTCCATACACCGGTTTGTAGGAAGACATCAACAAAGCAAATTGTGGCCATGTATGCATCAAGGAAAGCGAAGATGAAGAAAGTTCTTGGACAGAACAAACAAAGGTTATCTCTGACGACAGACATCTGGGTTGCTCCGTACACTTCAGCAAGCTACATGGTGATCACTGCTCATTTCGTAGATGCGAGTTGGAAGCTTCAGAAGATGATAATAGGGTTCAAGAATGTTGATGATCACAAAGGGTCTACAATTGCCAAAGTTCTGATTGATTGTCTAGCTGAATGGGATATAAGAAGAGTCTTTTGCATCACGGTGGATAACGCAACGGCTAACACATCAGCTATGAAGAAGTTCAAGGAAGATTTTATGAGTCAGGGTGAAGATGCTCTAGTCTTGAATGGAGAATTCTTGCACATCAGGTGTGCGACACATATCTTGAATCTAATTGTCAAGGAAGGCTTAGCTGAAATCGATGATAGTGTTATTGCCATTCGGAATGCTATTCAGTACGTGAGGTCTTCAACAAATCGTCTCAAGTCCTTTGAATTTCGGGTTGAAAGTGGGAAGATGACTAGAGGAAGTCTGCCATTAGATGTGAAGACCAGATGGAACTCGACATATCTCATGTTAGACCAAGCTTTGAAGTTTCGCCTAGCATTTGAGAAGATGGAGTCTGAAGACAAACCGTACAATGACTATTTCATGGAGATCACAGATGGTAAAAAGAGGATTGGACCACCATCAAAATCAGATTGGGAAGAGGTTGAGAGGTTGGTACACTTTCTCGTGATCTTTTACAATTCTACTTTGGTACTCTCAGCTTCGAAATCCATCACTTCACACAAGATCTACAATGAGATTGTCACTATCACTAGGAATGTTTGTAAGATAAGCAACGCACAAGGTCCTGATGATTCATTAAGGTACAAGGCGTTGTCTATGATGGGGAAGATAAGGAAATACTGGAATCCGTTCgtggaagaagatgaagctgaGAAGAGCAAGTTTAAGAGCTGTAAAATGAACAAGCTCATCATAGTTGCAAATGTCTTTGAcccaagaaagaagatgaacttTGTTAATCTCTGCTTTGAGATGTTGTATGGTAAAGAAAGCATCGAGTATACTCTGCTTTCTGAATCAGTTTTGGATATCTTGAAGAAGCTTTATGATGAGTACAGTCTTCGAGGGTCAGGTGGGTCACAGTCACAAGGAGGATCATCTTCTCAGACCCAAGATCAAGATGCTGGTGCAGCTTTTGAGTCAAGAGATCTTGGTAATGGCATTGGATATGAAAGAATGGATAACCTCTACGAAGAGCTTATACAAGAAGCAGGTACACATGATTCTAGCAATGAGTTAGAATTGTATCTGAAAGAGAAAGTTGAGACCACAAAGcctatggttggaaccgagtaTGATGTTCTATCATGGTGGAGAAGAAACAGTCCGAAGTTCCCAACCTTGTCTCGAGTTGCTGCTGATATTCTAGCTGTCCAGGTATCATCTGTAGCATCAGAGAGTGCGTTTAGCACTAGTGGGAGAGTCCTAGACACATATAGGAGCTGCTTGACACATTTTATGGTTGAGGTGTTGGTTTGCACACAGCAGTGGTTGAAATCAGAGAAGCATATGAAGGAGAAAGGCGTTCCTACTATCGAGCAACTACTTGAAACTGTGGAGTTAGAAGATGATCTCATGAGAG CCAATGAACCTGAATTCAACGTCCAAGAATTGCCATAG
- the LOC111207545 gene encoding pentatricopeptide repeat-containing protein At5g27460-like, whose product MFTRFRLVTNKTFSTTTVLRLVSSRASTDTSSLSHHNSLKEILRKNGPRFSVPSLLQQRLDSGHPVTLPELRSITNRLIKSNRHDIALQMMEWMETQKDVHFSTYDTCLRLELIIKSHGLKQAEEYFENLSLKASKASYLPLLRAYVRDKLVLEAESLMEKMNGLGFLVTPHPFNEMMKLYEATHQYEKVVLVVSLMKRNKIPRNVLSYNLWMNACCEVSGVESVYKEMVDDKSVEVGWSSLCALANVYIKGGFAEKASLVLESAEKKLNRSSRLGYFFLITLYASLGNKEGVVKLWERSKSVSGRATCANYICVLTSLVKLGDLAEAERVFSEWEETCCNYDVRVSNVLLGAYMRGGDIRRAEGLHHRVLERGGVPNYKTWEILMEGFVKCQSMEKAIDAMHRAFELMKDCHWRPSQKIVMAIAEYFEKEEKMDEANRYVRDLHRLGLASLPLYRLLLRMHEHVQRPASDIYEMMKLDKIIMDRES is encoded by the exons ATGTTCACCAGGTTTCGTCTAGTTACGAATAAGActttctccaccaccaccgttCTTAGGCTCGTGTCTTCACGCGCCTCCACGGACACGTCATCCTTATCTCATCATAATAGCTTGAAGGAGATACTGAGAAAGAACGGTCCACGATTCAGCGTCCCTTCCCTGCTCCAGCAACGACTCGACTCGGGCCACCCCGTCACGTTACCGGAGCTCCGGTCCATCACCAACCGCCTCATTAAATCTAACCGCCACGATATCGCACTCCAG ATGATGGAGTGGATGGAGACTCAAAAAGACGTTCACTTCTCTACCTACGACACGTGTCTTAGATTGGAGTTGATCATCAAAAGCCACGGCTTGAAACAAGCAGAGGAGTATTTTGAGAATCTCTCTCTGAAAGCTTCAAAAGCATCTTATCTTCCCCTGCTTCGTGCTTATGTTAGGGATAAACTGGTTCTTGAAGCTGAATCTCTCATGGAGAAGATGAATGGATTGGGGTTTCTCGTCACTCCACACCCGTTCAACGAGATGATGAAGCTTTACGAAGCCACTCACCAGTACGAGAAAGTGGTATTAGTGGTTTCGTTGATGAAGAGGAACAAGATACCGAGAAACGTTCTTTCTTACAATCTCTGGATGAACGCTTGTTGTGAAGTATCCGGTGTGGAGTCTGTTTACAAGGAGATGGTTGATGACAAGAGTGTTGAAGTTGGGTGGAGCTCTTTATGTGCTCTAGCGAATGTTTATATCAAGGGTGGTTTTGCTGAGAAGGCGAGTTTGGTGCTTGAGAGTGCGGAGAAGAAGTTGAACAGAAGCAGTAGGCTTGGATACTTCTTCCTCATCACACTCTATGCTTCTTTAGGAAACAAAGAAGGAGTTGTGAAGCTTTGGGAACGTTCAAAGTCTGTTTCCGGCAGGGCTACTTGTGCAAACTACATATGCGTGTTGACGTCCTTGGTGAAACTTGGTGATCTTGCAGAAGCTGAAAGGGTGTTTAGTGAATGGGAGGAGACATGCTGTAACTATGATGTTAGAGTCTCAAATGTTCTTTTGGGTGCTTACATGCGTGGTGGAGATATCCGCAGAGCCGAGGGGTTGCACCACCGTGTGTTGGAGAGAGGAGGTGTTCCAAACTATAAGACTTGGGAGATTTTGATGGAGGGGTTTGTGAAGTGTCAGAGTATGGAGAAAGCTATTGATGCTATGCACCGAGCGTTTGAACTGATGAAGGACTGTCATTGGAGACCGTCACAAAAGATTGTCATGGCCATTGCTGAGTACTTTGAGAAGGAGGAGAAGATGGATGAAGCTAACAGATATGTTAGAGATTTACATCGTTTAGGTCTTGCAAGCTTGCCGTTATACAGATTGTTACTTAGAATGCATGAACATGTCCAGAGGCCAGCTTCTGACATCTATGAAATGATGAAGTTGGACAAAATTATAATGGATAGAGAAAGTTAA
- the LOC106445737 gene encoding sugar transporter ERD6-like 18, translated as MVAVKEERSLEEGLLKLKNQNDASGCRITACVILSTFVAICGSFSFGVSVGYTSGAEVGMIKDMGLSIAEFSAFGSFSTLGATFGALFSGKMAIMLGRKGTMWVSDILCITGWLCIAFAKDVLWLNIGRFSSGIGLGLISYVVPVYIAEITPKHVRGTFTFSNQLLQNCGLAMVYFCGNFINWRMMALLGALPCFIQGIGLFFVPESPRWLAKASTDKELENSLLRLRGRDADISSEASEIQVMTKMLESDSKSSFSDLLQRKYRHTLVVGIGLMLIQQFSGSTAVLCYANTIFRKAGFSVAIGSTLLGIFVVPKAMIGLILVDKWGRRPLLLASASGMCLFCMFIGLAFTLQKMQLLLELTPVFTFICVTLYIASYAIGVGGLPWVIMSEVFPMNIKVTAGSIVTLASWSSSSVVTYAFNFLFEWSTQGTFYIFGAVGGAALVFIWFLVPETKGLSLEEIQLSLIREPDEINHT; from the exons ATGGTGGCggtgaaagaagaaagaagcttAGAAGAAGGGCTTTTAAAGCTCAAGAACCAAAACGACGCTTCAGGATGTCGTATTACTGCCTGTGTTATCCTCAGCACTTTCGTAGCCATCTGTGGCTCCTTCTCCTTTGGAGTTTCT GTTGGTTATACTTCAGGTGCTGAGGTTGGAATGATAAAAGATATGGGTCTCTCTATCGCAGAA TTTTCAGCGTTTGGTTCGTTCTCGACGTTGGGAGCAACATTCGGTGCGCTGTTCAGCGGTAAAATGGCGATCATGCTAGGAAGAAAAGgg ACGATGTGGGTCTCCGATATACTCTGCATCACTGGTTGGCTGTGCATCGCTTTCGCTAAG GATGTGTTGTGGCTGAACATCGGAAGATTCTCATCAGGGATAGGACTCGGCTTGATTAGCTACGTG GTACCGGTCTACATAGCAGAAATTACGCCGAAACATGTTCGCGGCACATTTACCTTTTCAAATCAG CTTCTTCAAAACTGTGGACTCGCCATGGTTTATTTTTGTGGGAATTTCATCAACTGGAGGATGATGGCTTTACTAG GTGCTTTACCCTGCTTCATTCAAGGAATCGGTTTATTCTTCGTACCAGAGTCCCCAAGATGGCTG GCAAAAGCTAGTACGGATAAAGAACTAGAAAATTCACTGCTCCGGCTTAGAGGGAGAGATGCTGATATCTCAAGTGAAGCCTCGGAGATTCAA gtTATGACCAAAATGCTGGAAAGTGATTCGAAGTCGAGTTTCAGTGATTTGTTGCAGAGAAAGTATAGACACACTCTCGtg GTAGGAATCGGGCTAATGTTAATACAACAATTCTCAGGGAGTACTGCTGTATTATGTTATGCAAACACCATTTTTAGAAAAGCTG GTTTTTCGGTGGCCATTGGATCGACACTGTTAGGCATCTTCGTG GTACCAAAAGCCATGATTGGTCTAATTCTTGTTGATAAATGGGGGAGACGGCCCCTGTTGTTG gcttcagcgTCTGGGATGTGTTTGTTTTGCATGTTTATTGGCCTCGCCTTCACATTACAG AAAATGCAATTGCTTTTGGAACTAACTCCAGTATTCACGTTTATATGCGTTACG CTGTATATTGCATCTTATGCAATAGGCGTGGGAGGCCTCCCTTGGGTAATTATGTCTGAG GTATTTCCAATGAATATAAAAGTAACAGCAGGGAGTATAGTTACATTGGCCTCATGGTCAAGTAGTTCTGTCGTCACTTACGCTTTCAACTTTCTGTTTGAATGGAGCACTCAAG GAACATTTTACATATTCGGGGCCGTCGGAGGAGCAGCACTAGTTTTTATTTGGTTTCTCGTTCCGGAAACGAAAGGATTATCACTTGAAGAAATACAACTTTCGCTTATTCGTGAGCCCGACGAAATAAATCATACGTAG
- the LOC111198905 gene encoding signal peptidase complex subunit 3B — protein sequence MHSFGYRANALLTFAVTILAFICAIASFSDNFSNQTPSAQIQILNINWFQKQPHGNDEVSLTLNITADLQSLFTWNTKQVFAFVAAEYETSKNSLNQVSLWDAIIPEKEEANFWIQISNKYRFIDQGHNLRGKDFNLTLHWHVMPKTGKMFADKIVMSGYRLPNAYR from the exons ATGCATTCTTTTGGGTACAGAGCGAACGCTCTCCTCACGTTCGCTGTCACAATACTAGCCTTCATCTGCGCGATTGCGTCCTTCTCTGATAACTTCAGTAACCAAACTCCCTCTGCTCAGATCCAG ATATTGAATATCAATTGGTTTCAGAAGCAACCCCATGGAAATGATGAG GTCAGCTTGACACTGAACATAACAGCAGACTTGCAGTCACTATTTACTTGGAACACAAAGCAG GTGTTCGCTTTTGTAGCAGCAGAGTATGAAACCTCAAAGAACTCACTGAATCAG GTTTCTCTATGGGATGCTATAATACCAGAGAAAGAGGAAGCCAACTTCTGGATTCAAATCTCAAACAAGTACCGTTTCATAGACCAG GGACACAACCTCCGAGGGAAAGACTTCAACTTGACACTCCACTGGCATGTCATGCCCAAGACTGGCAAGATGTTTGCTGACAAAATAGTCATGTCTGGTTATCGTCTACCCAATGCGTACAGATGA
- the LOC125580785 gene encoding mevalonate kinase-like — MEVKARAPGKIILAGEHAVVHGSTAVAAAIDLYTYVTLRLPLHSDENNDRLTLQLKDLSLEFTWSVSRLKEGIAYDSSNVSRSTPSSCSSQTLKSIAVLVEEQNIPEAKIQLSSGISTFLWLYTSILGFIPATVIITTELPYGSGLGSSAAFCVALTAALIASSTSDKTHGEGWSSLDETNLELLNKWAFEGEKIIHGKPSGIDNTVSAYGNIIKFCSGEITRLKSNMPLRMLITNTKVGRNTKALVSGVSERAVRHPEAMNSVFNAVDSISKEVAAIIQTKDDISVTEKEESVKELMEMNQGLLESMGVSHSSIDTVIQTTLKHKLTSKLTGAGGGGCVLTLLPTLVSGTVVEKVVEELESSGFQCFTASIGGKGAEICF; from the exons ATGGAAGTGAAAGCGAGAGCTCCGGGGAAGATCATACTTGCAGGAGAACACGCTGTTGTTCATGGTTCCACAGCTGTAGCTGCAGCCATTGATCTCTACACTTACGTCACTCTCCGCCTTCCTCTTCATTCAG aTGAGAACAATGATAGGCTTACACTTCAACTCAAGGACCTCTCCTTGGAGTTTACTTGGTCTGTATCCAGACTCAAAGAAGGGATTGCTTACGATTCAAGCAATGTTTCCCGTTCAACGCCGTCTTCATGCTCCAGCCAGACACTTAAATCAATAGCTGTTTTGGTTGAAGAGCAAAACATTCCAGAGGCAAAGATCCAGCTCTCCTCTGGGATCTCTACCTTCCTCTGGTTATACACCAGCATCCTTGG atTCATTCCAGCTACTGTCATCATTACAACCGAGCTTCCATACGGATCTGGCCTCGGTTCATCAGCAGCTTTCTGTGTAGCTCTCACAGCTGCTCTCATTGCATCTTCTACTTCAGACAAAACTCATGGCGAAGGTTGGTCTTCTCTAGATGAAACCAATCTTGAGTTGCTGAATAAATGGGCGTTTGAAGGAGAAAAGATCATCCATGGGAAGCCTTCAGGGATAGACAACACCGTCAGTGCATACG GAAACATAATCAAGTTCTGCTCAGGTGAGATAACTCGGTTAAAGTCAAACATGCCTCTAAGGATGTTGATCACCAACACTAAAGTTGGTCGGAACACGAAGGCTCTGGTCTCTGGCGTGTCAGAGAGAGCGGTCAGACATCCAGAGGCGATGAACTCGGTGTTCAATGCTGTGGACTCTATAAGCAAAGAGGTGGCTGCGATCATCCAAACCAAAGATGACATCTCGGTgacagagaaagaagagagtgtGAAAGAACTCATGGAGATGAACCAAGGCTTGCTGGAGTCAATGGGGGTTAGCCACAGCTCGATTGATACCGTTATACAGACCACTCTCAAGCACAAACTTACCTCAAAACTGACTGGAGCTGGTGGTGGCGGCTGCGTCCTCACTCTATTACCTACAC TGGTTTCAGGGACGGTGGTGGAGAAAGTGGTGGAAGAGCTAGAGTCCAGTGGTTTTCAGTGCTTCACTGCTTCAATTGGTGGTAAAGGAGCTGAGATTTGCTTTTGA